Proteins co-encoded in one Gadus morhua chromosome 6, gadMor3.0, whole genome shotgun sequence genomic window:
- the LOC115545739 gene encoding uncharacterized protein LOC115545739 isoform X1, whose amino-acid sequence MPTDSNCGAGGESVKQQQGPRGNLQDIRLNRPILADQTNVLTSGSFVPIEANVIQRPSGRLNRPILADQTNVLTSGSFVPIEANVIQRPSGTNRLTKKNLKRSAGIGGAIPCSPQAIEQLQIPYKKARKDATHGGLAPENFTHVIQAVINPQIAPHGAAWTDSNHQVIADVEVRVSAAPTETVAVQPDGTIQHVYGDPQCATPAGLTINDWPGLDDILDASWNSSLLEHSDFTPALWVDSPATSVEATTSAEPVQHHQPAGPASGSLHAIQAPICDSPCIVSPIAHEVAVLRLPAGPAIADGEYWAVPQDAKWRKEFADKLAVLTATVAVNSSAIDRQIKRGDSRYQALEEQTKQSFSAIRLENARDRMIAESPNTETSNGRAIVVLQRKHLAAAVAVRGNTQGIAKISSVEALRASKTARKLWLMESTCKANLDAYRALCTEMSVMSDTVAKLSLNAII is encoded by the exons atgccgactgact CGAATTGCGGTGCCGGAGGCGAGAGcgtgaaacagcagcagggtccacgtggaa ATTTGCAGGATATTCGGCTCAACAGACCGATTCtagcagaccagactaatgtgctgacaagcggtagttttg TACCTATCGAGGCCAATGTCATTCAGCGCCCCTCCGGACGACTCAACAGACCGATTCtagcagaccagactaatgtgctgacaagcggtagttttg TACCTATCGAGGCCAATGTCATTCAGCGCCCCTCCGGAACAAATCGACTGACCAAGAAGAATTTGAAAAGATCGGCGGGAATAGGCGGGGCTATACCCTGCTCACCGCAGGCCATAGAACAGCTacaaattccttataaaaaggcccGCAAGGACGCCACCCACGGTGGTCTAGCTCCGGAGAATTTTACCCATGTTATTCAGGCCGTTATAAATCCGCAAATCGCGCCACATGGAGCGGCATGGACTGATTCCAACCACCAAGTGATTGCGGACGTGGAGGTGCGTGTGTCGGCGGCGCCTACAGAGACAGTCGCCGTGCAACCGGATGGGACTATACAACACG TCTATGGAGATCCCCAGTGTGCGACACCAGCAGGGCTGACCATCAATGATTGGCCTGGTCTTGACGACATCCTGGACGCGTCCTGGAATTCATCGCTGCTGGAACATAGCGACTTCACTCCAGCTCTGTGGGTCGACTCTCCAGCTACATCCGTAGAGGCTACCACCAGTGCAgagcctgtacaacaccaccagcctgcaGGCCCTGCATCTGGATCCCTACACGCCATTCAAGCCCCTATCTGCGACTCTCCGTGTATCGTGAGTCCCATCGCTCATGAGGTAGCGGTGCTGCGGCTACCAGCCGGTCCCGCAATTGCTGATGGTGAATACTGGGCTGTGCCGCAAGATGCTAAATGGCGTAAAGaatttgctgataaattagccgtGTTAACTGCAACGGTGGCTGTAAACTCCTCAGCCATTGATCGTCAGATTAAACGTGGTGACAGTAGATATCAGGCTCTCGAAGAGCAGACGAAGCAGTCCTTCAGCGCTATCAGGCTCGAAAATGCGCGTGATCGGATGATTGCTGAATCCCCAAACACTGAAACCAGTAATGGACGTGCAATTGTGGTCCTTCAACGTAAGCATTTGGCGGCCGCGGTAGCTGTGCGAGGCAACACGCAGGGCATAGCGAAAATTAGCTCAGTAGAGGCGTTAAGAGCTTCTAAAACCGCTCGAAAATTATGGTTAATGGAATCTACTTGCAAAGCTAACCTGGATGCCTATAGGGCATTGTGTACCGAGATGTCTGTGATGAGTGACACAGTAGCAAAGCTCTCGTTGAatgctattatttga
- the LOC115545739 gene encoding uncharacterized protein LOC115545739 isoform X2: MPTDSNCGAGGESVKQQQGPRGNLQDIRLNRPILADQTNVLTSGSFVPIEANVIQRPSGTNRLTKKNLKRSAGIGGAIPCSPQAIEQLQIPYKKARKDATHGGLAPENFTHVIQAVINPQIAPHGAAWTDSNHQVIADVEVRVSAAPTETVAVQPDGTIQHVYGDPQCATPAGLTINDWPGLDDILDASWNSSLLEHSDFTPALWVDSPATSVEATTSAEPVQHHQPAGPASGSLHAIQAPICDSPCIVSPIAHEVAVLRLPAGPAIADGEYWAVPQDAKWRKEFADKLAVLTATVAVNSSAIDRQIKRGDSRYQALEEQTKQSFSAIRLENARDRMIAESPNTETSNGRAIVVLQRKHLAAAVAVRGNTQGIAKISSVEALRASKTARKLWLMESTCKANLDAYRALCTEMSVMSDTVAKLSLNAII, encoded by the exons atgccgactgact CGAATTGCGGTGCCGGAGGCGAGAGcgtgaaacagcagcagggtccacgtggaa ATTTGCAGGATATTCGGCTCAACAGACCGATTCtagcagaccagactaatgtgctgacaagcggtagttttg TACCTATCGAGGCCAATGTCATTCAGCGCCCCTCCGGAACAAATCGACTGACCAAGAAGAATTTGAAAAGATCGGCGGGAATAGGCGGGGCTATACCCTGCTCACCGCAGGCCATAGAACAGCTacaaattccttataaaaaggcccGCAAGGACGCCACCCACGGTGGTCTAGCTCCGGAGAATTTTACCCATGTTATTCAGGCCGTTATAAATCCGCAAATCGCGCCACATGGAGCGGCATGGACTGATTCCAACCACCAAGTGATTGCGGACGTGGAGGTGCGTGTGTCGGCGGCGCCTACAGAGACAGTCGCCGTGCAACCGGATGGGACTATACAACACG TCTATGGAGATCCCCAGTGTGCGACACCAGCAGGGCTGACCATCAATGATTGGCCTGGTCTTGACGACATCCTGGACGCGTCCTGGAATTCATCGCTGCTGGAACATAGCGACTTCACTCCAGCTCTGTGGGTCGACTCTCCAGCTACATCCGTAGAGGCTACCACCAGTGCAgagcctgtacaacaccaccagcctgcaGGCCCTGCATCTGGATCCCTACACGCCATTCAAGCCCCTATCTGCGACTCTCCGTGTATCGTGAGTCCCATCGCTCATGAGGTAGCGGTGCTGCGGCTACCAGCCGGTCCCGCAATTGCTGATGGTGAATACTGGGCTGTGCCGCAAGATGCTAAATGGCGTAAAGaatttgctgataaattagccgtGTTAACTGCAACGGTGGCTGTAAACTCCTCAGCCATTGATCGTCAGATTAAACGTGGTGACAGTAGATATCAGGCTCTCGAAGAGCAGACGAAGCAGTCCTTCAGCGCTATCAGGCTCGAAAATGCGCGTGATCGGATGATTGCTGAATCCCCAAACACTGAAACCAGTAATGGACGTGCAATTGTGGTCCTTCAACGTAAGCATTTGGCGGCCGCGGTAGCTGTGCGAGGCAACACGCAGGGCATAGCGAAAATTAGCTCAGTAGAGGCGTTAAGAGCTTCTAAAACCGCTCGAAAATTATGGTTAATGGAATCTACTTGCAAAGCTAACCTGGATGCCTATAGGGCATTGTGTACCGAGATGTCTGTGATGAGTGACACAGTAGCAAAGCTCTCGTTGAatgctattatttga